Below is a genomic region from Actinomadura sp. NAK00032.
AGAACGTGTTCGTCGAGCTGATCGACCACGACCAGCCCGACGACGACCTCCGCAACGACGCGCTGTTCGCGCTGGCGCACCGCGTGGGCGTGGACGTCGTGGCGTCCAACAACGTGCACTTCGCCGCGCCGGGGGCCGATGCGCGGCTGGCGCAGGCCCTGGCCGCCGTCCGGGCCCGCCGCAGCCTGGACGAGATGGCCGGCTGGCTGCCCGCGGCGGGCACCGCGCACCTGCGGTCCGGCGCGGAGATGGCGCGGCGGCTCGCGCGGTTCCCCGGCGCTCTGGAGCGGACGGCCGCGCTGGCCCGCGAGTGCCGGTTCGACTTCGAGGTGATGGCGCCCCGGCTGCCCGACTGGCCCGTCCCGGACGGGCACACCGAGGCGAGCTGGCTGCGGCACCTGGTGGCGGAGGGCGCGCTCCAGCGGTACGGGCCGCCCGAGCGGGAGCGGCAGCCGGGCGCGTACGCGCAGATCGCCAGGGAGCTGGACGTCATCGAGCAGCTCGGCTTCCCCGGCTACTTCCTGATCGTGCACGACATCGTGGAGTTCTGCCGGAGCAGGGGCATCCTGTGCCAGGGGCGCGGGTCGGCGGCGAACTCGGCGGTCTGCTACGCGCTCGGCATCACGGGCGTCGACGCCGTCCGGCACGGCCTGCTGTTCGAGCGGTTCCTGTCCCCCGGGCGCGACGGCCCGCCCGACATCGACCTCGACATCGAGCACCGCCGCCGCGAGGAGGCCATCCAGTACGTCTACGGCAAGTACGGGCGCGCGTGCACGGCGCAGGTCGCCAACGTCATCAGCTACCGGCCGCGCATGGCCGTGCGGGACGCGGCCCGCGCGCTCGGCCACTCCCCCGGCCAGCAGGACGCCTGGTCCAAGGGCATCGACCCGCGCGACCCGGTCGGCTCCGAGAACGACGTCCCGGCGCCGGTCATGGAGCTGGCGGGCCGCATGCTGGCGCTGCCGCGCCACCTCGGGATCCACTCCGGCGGCATGGTCATCGCGGACCGGCCGGTCGGGGAGATCTGCCCCATCGAGTGGGCGGCGATGGAGGGCCGCAGCGTCCTGCAGTGGGACAAGGACGACTGCGCGGCGGCCGGGCTCGTGAAGTTCGACCTGCTCGGCCTCGGGATGCTCGCCGCGCTGCACGACTCCTTCGACCTGGTGGAGGAGCACCACGGGCGGCGCTACGACCTGCAGTCCGTCCCCCCGGAGGACCCCCTGGTCTACGCCATGCTGTGCGACGCCGACACGGTCGGGGTGTTCCAGGTGGAGTCGCGGGCGCAGATGGCGACGCTGCCGCGGCTGCGGCCCCGCAAGTTCTACGACCTGGTCGTGGAGGTGGCGCTGATCCGGCCGGGGCCGATCCAGGGCGGGTCCGTCCACCCGTACCTGCGGCGCAGGAAGGGCCTGGAGCCGGCCGAGTGCCCGCACCCGCTGATGGAGCCGGCGCTGGGCCGGACGCTCGGCGTGCCGCTGTTCCAGGAGCAGATGATGCAGCTCGCCGTCGACTGCGCCGGGTTCACCCCGGCCGAGTCCGACCAGCTCCGGCAGGCGATGGGCGCCAAGCGCGCCCCCGAGCGGGTGGAGCGGCTGCGGCGCCGGCTGCTGGACGGGATGGCCGAGCGCGGCATCCCGGCCGCGATCGCCGAGAGCGTCTACGAGAAGATCCTCGGCTTCACCGGGTTCGGGTTCCCCGAGTCGCACGCGCAGAGCTTCGCGCACCTGGTGTACGCGAGCGCCTGGCTGAAGCGGCACCACCCGGCCGCGTTCACCGCCGCGCTGGTGCGCAACCAGCCGATGGGGTTCTACAGCCCGCAGAGCCTCATCGCCGACGCCCGGCACCACGGGGTCGTGGTCCGGGGCGTGGACGTCAACGCCAGCGCCGTCCATCCGACGCTGGAGGAGCCCGTCGAGGTCGACTCCGGCCATCCGCACGCGCCGGGCGAGCCGCAGCCGGCGATCCGGCTCGGCCTGTCCGGCGTCCGGAACCTGGGCGGGGACGCGGCGGAGGCGATCGCGGCGGGGCGCCCCTACACGAGCATGGAGGACCTCGCCCGGCGGGTGCCGCTGTCGGGCGGGGCGCTGGAGGCGCTGGCCACGGCGGGCGCGTTCGACGGGCTCGGCCTGTCGCGGCGGGAGGCGCTGTGGGCCGCCGGGGCGCTGGCCGGTTCCGGCCCCGGGCAGCTGGAGGGCGTGACGCCGGGCGCGGCGGCGCCCGCGCTGCCCGCGATGACGCCGGTCGAGGAGACGCTCGCCGACCTGTGGGCGACCGGGGTGTCGCGCGTCCACCCGGTCGCGCACGTCCGGGAGGCCCTGGACGAGCTGGGCGCCCGCACGGCGGCGCGGCTGGCCGGGACGCCCGGCGAGACCAACGTCGTCGTGGCCGGGCTCGTCACGCACCGGCAGCGCCCGCCGACCGCCGGCGGCATCGTGTTCATGACGCTGGAGGACGAGACCGGCATCATCAACGTCGTGTGCCCGCCGCCGGTGTTCGAGCGGTACCGGGGCCTCGCGGTCGATGCGCAGGCGCTGCTGGTCGGCGGGCGGCTGGAGCGCGCCGACGGGGTCGTGAACATCCGCGCGACCCGGCTGCGCCGGCTGCCCGTGCCCGGCCGGGTCAAGGCGCGCAACTTCCACTGAGCGGCGGCCGGCCGGCGGACGCTAGAACCTCGGGCCGCCCTCTGTCATCGTAAGGAGGCGTCGGGGCCGCGTGCCGCCGTGGGGCGGCCGCCAAGACGCGGCTCGCGGGGAAAAGGTGATCTCCATGGACGGGCCGAAGGCGCCCTCCCTGCGCGAGCTGCGGCCGGACGACCCCACCCGGATCGGCCGGTACCGGATCGAGGCCAAGATCGGCGAGGGCGGGATGGGCGCCGTCTACCTCGGCCGCGACGAGGCCGGCCGCGCCGTCGCGGTGAAGGTCGTGCGCGCGGAGCTGGCCGGCGACCGGACGTTCCTCGACCGGTTCCACGACGAGGCCGCGAACGCGCAGCGGGTCGCGTCGTTCTGCACCGCGCAGGTCCTGGAGCACGGCGCGGACCTCGGCCTCGCCTACCTGGTCACCGAGTACATCGACGGACCGTCGCTGCTGGAGCACGTCACCGGGAAGGGCGCGCTGTCGCCGGGGATGCTGCACGGCGTCGCGGTCGGCGTCGCCGCCGCGCTCGTCGCCATCCACAGCGCGGGGCTGGTGCACCGCGACCTGAAGCCGAGCAACGTGCTGCTGTCCATCTCCGGTCCGCGCGTGATCGACTTCGGCATCGCCCGCGCGCTGGACATGGCCTCCGCCCACACCCGGACCGGGCAGGTCGTCGGCACGCCCGGCTGGATCGCGCCCGAGCAGATCACGACGCAGCAGGTCACCCCGGCGGTGGACGTGTTCGCGTGGGGCTGCCTCGTCGCCTACGCGGCGAGCGGCCGCAACCCGTTCGGGCAGGGTTCGTTCCAGCTCCTCGCGGCCCGCGCCGTGCACGCCGACCCCGAGGTCGGCGACCTGCCGCCCGCGCTCGCCGGGCTCGTCCGGGCGGCGCTGCTGAAGGACCCGGGCGCCCGGCCGACGGCCCGCGACCTGCTGCTCGCGCTGGTCGGCGGCGCCGGCGAGGCCGCCGTGACGACCGAGCTGGGCGAGTCGTGGACGCCGCCCGCACCGCAGCTGCCCGTCCCGCAACAGCCCGCCCCGGAGCCGCCCGTCCCACAGCCGCCCGTCCCACAGCCGCCCGTACCGCAGCCGCCGGTTCCCGAGCCGCGCACCGCACGCGAGTACGAGGTGCCGCCGCCCGTCCTGCCCACGACCGCGGCACCGGCCGGCGGCTCCGGTCGCGGGCGGAGCGGGCGCTCCAGGCGTCCGGTGCTCATCGCCTCCACCACGGCGGCGGTGCTGCTCGCCGCGGCCGTGGCGGGCGGCGTCCACTACCTGACCCGGCCGTCCGGCGGCACCGGCGCCGCGGCGGACGGCGCGTTCCCGAAGGGGCCGATGCTGGTGCGCGTCGACACCGCGCCCGGCTGGCCGAAGACGTGCCACGGCGACATCGGCCTCTTCTCGCCCGGCGACGGGTCCGTGCGGACGCTCGTCAAGGGACCGGCCTGCGACATGCTGCCCGAGCGGTCACCGGACGGGAAGCGCGTGGCGTTCACCCGGATGGACGCGCGCAGTGGCGAGGCGTGGGTGATGAACGCCGACGGCACCGGCGCCCGCAAGGTGGCCGGCATCGTGCGCGGCACCCGGGTGACGTGGTCGCCCGACGGCACCCGCCTCGCCTACCTGGGCGAGCGGAACGGCGTCCGGCAGATCTTCGCGATCGCGTTGGAGGGCGGCGCGATCACCCGGCTGACCAGCGACGACTCGGCGAAGGACGACCCGATGTGGTCGTCCACGAACCGGATCGTGTTCTGGAGCAGGCGCGACGGCGGCGCCGAGCAGGTCTACTCCATGGACGCGGACCGGCCGGGCGGCGCCTGGACGCGGCTGACCGCCGACGGGGTGCGCGCGGTGGACCCCGAATGGTCCCCCGACGGCTCCAAGATCGCCTACGTGCGGGGCAAGGGCACCGAGAGCGACATCTGGGTGATGAACGCCGACGGGTCCGGCGCGCACGCGCTGACGTCCGGGACCGTCCGCGACATGGACCCGGCGTGGTCGGGCGACGGCCGCTGGCTCTGCTACGTGCGCGGCGCCGTCACCGACCCGGTGATCCACGCGGTCCGCGCGGACGGCACCGGCGACCGCGTCCTCACCCCCGCGGGCCGCGTCCTCGGCCACCCGGACTGGTAGCCGGCCGGCTCAGCCGGTGATCTTGTCGAGCCGGCGCAGGATGACGCCCTCGCGCAGCGCCCACGGGCAGATCTCCAGCTCGGCCAGCCCGAACAGGTCCATCGCGGCGTCCGCGACGATCGCGCCCGCGAGCAGCTGTTCGGCGCGGCTCTCCGACACGCCGGGCAGCTCGGCGCGCTCGGCGGACGGCATCGGCGCGAGCTTCTCCGCCCAGTCGGTCACGTCGGCGTCCGCCAGGGTGCGGCGCTGGAAGGGCCCCTCGGCGGACGGCGCGGCCCCGGCGATCCGGGCGAGCTGCTTGAACGTCTTGGACGTGGCCACCGCGTGGTCGGCGGGCCCGTACCGGGCGACGTCGCCGACCCGCCGGGCGATCTCCGCCCGCACGTGCCGGCGCAGCTCGCGGATCTCCTCGGCGGGCGGCGGGTCGGCGGTGAACCGGTCGCGGGTGAGCCGGCCCGCGCCGAGCGGCAGCGAGATCGCCACGTCCGGCTCCTCGTCGATGCCGGACGCGATCTCCAGCGAGCCGCCGCCGATGTCGACCACCAGCAGCCGCCCCGACGACCAGCCGAACCAGCGCCGGACGGCGAGGAACGTCAGCCGCGCCTCCTCCTCGCCGGACAGCGCGCGGATGTCGATGTCCCGGCCGTCCCGGATGCGGGCCAGCACGTCCTCGCCGTTGGCTGCGTCGCGGACGGCGGAGGTGGCGAACGCGACCAGGTCCTCGACGCCCTTGTCCTCGGCGACCCGCAGCGCCTCGTCGACGAAGTCGCGCAGCAGCGCCTCGCCCTCCTCCGACAGGCGGTCGTCGCCGTCCAGATGGGCGGCGAGCCGCAGCTCGGCCTTGTGGGAGTACGCGGGCAGGGGCCGCGCCCCCCGGTGGGCGTCGACCACCAGCAGGTGCACGGTGTTCGATCCCACGTCCAGCACGCCGAGTCGCATGGTTGCGACGCTACCCGACGGGCCGGGGCCGGTCCGGGGCCGGGAGCGGCTACGGTGGCGGGCATGGAAGCGGGATCTCGGCGCAGATGGCGGGTACCTCCTGGTCACGTGGCGGTGAAGTGCGCCGCCGCCGCGGCCGTCACGGCGCTCATCGTCCTCTACAGCCACGACCCCCAGTTCCTGTTCCTCGCGGCCGCCGCGGCGATCGGGCTGAACGGGCTCGCGCTGCGCGACCTGGTCGCGCCGGTCCGGCTCGCCGCCGACGGGGACGGCCTCACGGTCGTGGCCGGCTACGCGGGGCACCGCCGCATCCCGTGGGAGGACGTCACCGCGATCCGGGTCGACGAGCGGCGCCGGCTGCTGCTGCACACCCGGATGCTGGAGATCGAGACCGCCGACGACCTGCATCTGCTCAGCGCGTTCGACCTCGGCTCCGACGTCCACGACGTCGCCGACGAGCTGTACCGGCTGCGGGCCCGCACGAGCCGCTAGGGCGCGGGCAGCTCCGCCGGGGTCGGGAAGGAGCTCTGCGCGCCGCGCCGCCGGACGGCGGCGGCGCCCGCGCGGGCCGCGTACCGGGCGGCGTCGCGCAGCGCGTCGCCGCGGGCGAGGCGCAGGCAGAGCGCGGCGGTGAAGGCGTCGCCGGCGCCGGTCGTGTCGACGGCGTCGGTCTCCGGCGCGGGGACCGCGGTGGCGCCGTCGCCGTCGGCGACCACGGCGCCGTCCGCGCCGAGCGTGACGACGGCCGAGCGGGGCCCGGAGCGGGCGAGCGCGGCGGCCGTGTCCCGGGGGTCGCCGTGCGCGCCGTCGAGGAGGAACGCGGCCTCGTGCTCGTTGACGACGAGCGGGTCGCAGCGGGCGAGCAGGTCGGCCGGGACGGGCGCGGGCGGCGACAGGTTGAGCACGACGCGCCCGCCGGCGACGCGGGCGGCGGCCTCCACGGCGGGCAGCGGCACCTCCAGCTGGAACGACACGACCGGCGCGGCGGCGATCAGGTCGCGGGCGGCGGCGACGTCGGCTGGCCCGAGCCGGGCGTTGGCGCCCGGCGAGACGATGATGCTGTTGTCGCCGTCCGGCCCGACGGTGATCAGCGCGACGCCGGTCGGCACGCCGGGCGTGGCCGCCAGGTGGTCCAGGCCGACCCCGGCCGAGGCGAGCGCGCCGCGCAGCAGCTCGCCGTGCCCGTCGTCGCCGACCCGCCCGACGAGCGCGGCCCGGCCGCCGAGCCGCGCCGCCGCGACCGCCTGGTTGGCGCCCTTGCCGCCCGGGTGGACGGCGAGGTCGCCGCCGAGGACGGTCTCTCCGGGCGCGGGCCGCCGGTCGACGCCGACCACGAAGTCCGCGTTGACCGATCCGACGACGACGACGTCCCAGCGCTCATCCACGGAACAATCCCCTACACGCGCGGCGCCGGGCCGCGCAACCCCCGGCCACCCCGCTCAGTCGCCGCGCGGGCGCAGCTCGGCCAGGTCGACGACCTCGGCGAGCGCGTCGACCGACGGGTAGTAGCCGCGGCCGACCAGCTCGCCGCCGCGCGTCACCAGGAACGCGCTCTCCCCGCGTACGCCCGCGTACTCCGCCAGCACCCGGTGCGCGCCCGTCAGCGGCACCGCCGTGACGCTCAGCCCGCCGGGACCCGTCCAGCTCCCCCGCTCGTCCCCCATGCACGGAACGTTACGCTCCGTGACGTTCCGTGGCGGTCGGCGGGGTCGCGGTGCGGAGGGCGCGGGGGTCGAGCTGCGCCAGGACGCTGGCCGCGGCGAGGACGGCGGCGGCGCCGAGCGCGGCGCGCATCCCGGGGACGCCGTAGCCGGTGAGCGACCAGGTCGCGGTGGCCAGCGCCGGGCCCAGCGCGACGCCGATCTGCCGGGCCAGGCTGGTGGTGGCGCCGGTGGTGGCGAGCAGGTCGCGCGGCGCCCGCGCCATCGCGAGGGCCTGGTTGGGGCCGGCGAACAGCCCGGCCCCGGCGCCCGCCACGGCCAGCCGCCAGGCCAGGTCGGCGGGCCCCCAGCCGGCGCCGATCGGGAGCAGCAGGACGAGCCCGGCGGTGACGGCGGCGGCGCCCGCGAGCGCGACGGCGCGGGCGCCGGCCCGGTCGGCGAGCGCGCCGGCCGCCGGGCCGGTGGCCAGCACCGCCGCCGGGAAGGCGAGCATCGTCAGGCCGATCTCGGCGGGCGAGGCCGTCCCGGACCGCTGCAGGTGGAACGGGATGAGGAACTGCACGCTCATGACGGCGGCCATCTCCGCCGCCAGCGCCAGGTGCGGGCCCGCCATCCCGGGCGATCCGACCAGCGCGCGTACCGGGCGGCTGTCGGGGAGCCGCCGCCAGGCCAGCGCGAACGGCACGGCGGCGGGGGCCAGCGCCAGCCAGGCCGGGCCGTGCCCGGCGCTCAGCGACAGCGCGAGCAGCAGGGTGGCCGCCGCACCGCCGAGCAGGGCCGTCTCGGCGAGCCGGGCCCTGCCGGGCGGGCGCGGCCGCGCGCCCGCGGCCAGCGCGGGACGGCCCGCGGCGATGACCAGCAGGCTCACCGGCACGTTCAGGAAGAAGATCCAGGACCAGCCGAGCCGCTCGATGACCAGGCCGCCCACGGCGGGCCCGGTGACGCCGCCGAGCGGGCCGAGCGTCATCACGACCGCCATCGCCCGGCCGCGCATCTCCGGCCGGACCGCGACCGTCGTGAGCACCGGGACGAGCGCGAGCAGCAGGGCCGCGAACGCGCCCTGGAGCACCCGGGCGCCGATCAGCCAGCCGATGCCGGGCGCGAGGCCGACGGCCGCGCTCGCGGCGCCGAACCCGGCGACCGAGAACGTGAGCGCGGCGCGGTGCCCGACCTGGTCGAGCCAGCGCCCGCCGGGCAGCGTCAGGGCGATCAGCGGCAGCACGTAGCCCAGCACGACCCATTCGGCCACGCTCGGCCCGGTGCCGAACTCGTGCTCGATGGTCGGAAGCACGACGTTGACCACGGTCACGTCGAGCTGGGCCATGAAGACCGCGATCCCGGCCGCCGCCACCAGCCGCCAGCGGTTCATGACGCACCCCCCCAAGAACTTGACATCGTGTCCACTTGCTAACATAGACACGGTGACAAGTTCGCGGCAAGTGCCGGCGCCGCGGCATCGGGATGAGCGGAGACCATGGCGAAGACGATCGAGGGGCCGCGGAACGCGCGCAGCCGGCGGACCCGCGAGGCCGCGCTGGCGGCGACCCGGGAGATCCTGGAGCGGGACGGCTTCGAGGCGCTCACGATGGCGGCGGTCGCCGAGCGCGCCGGGGTGTCGCGGCAGGGCCTCTACCTGCACTTCTCCTCACGCGGCGACCTCGTGACCGCGCTGTTCGGCTACATGGCCGAGCAGGAGGGCCTGCACGCCTCGCTCGCGCCGGTGCGGGAGGCGCCCGACGCGGTCTGCGCGCTGCGCGCCTGGGCCCGCCACCTGGCCTCCTACCACCCGCGCCTGATCGCCGTGGACCGCGCGATCGACCGCGTCCGGCACACCGACCCCGACGCCGCGCGGCACCGGGCGACCGTCGACGAGAAGCAGCTCGGCACCTGCCGCCGCCTCGCCGAGCGTCTCGCCGCCGAGGGCCGCCTCGCCCCGCACTGGACGCCCGGGACGGCCGCCGACATGCTCTGGGGCCTCATCGCCACGGACGTCTTCGAGCGGCTGCTCACCGGGCGCGAATGGACGCGCGAGGCCCTCGCGGACCACCTCGCCGCGATGTACGAGGCGACGTTCGTGAGCGGGCCCGGCGGCCCCGCCGCCGGCGGCTAGGCCGACTCGAAGGTCGCCGGGTCGGGGCCGACGCGGATGCCCTTGTCCAGCTCCCCGATCGCGCGCAGGTCGTCCGGGGTCAGCTCGAACCCGAACACGTCGATGTTCTCGGCGATCCGGGACGGCGTGACCGACTTCGGGATGACGATATTGCCGATGTCCAGGTGCCAGCGCAGGACGACCTGCGCCGGGGTGCGCCCGTGGGCCTCGGCGATGCGGGCGAGCGCCGGGTCGTCCAGCAGGCCGTGGCCCTGCCCGAGCGGCGCCCACGCCTCGGTGCGGATGCCGTGGTCGCGGTGGAACGCGCGCAGCCCGTCCTGCTGGAAGTACGGGTGCAGCTCGATCTGGTTGACCGCCGGGACGACGTCGGCCTCGCCGATGATCCGCCGCAGCGTCTCCACGGTGAAGTTGGACACCCCGATCGAGCGGACCCGCCCGTCCGCCTTGAGCTTCTCCAGCGCCCGCCAGGTCTCCAGGTAGAGGCCGCGGCCGGGCATGGGCCAGTGGATCAGGTAGAGGTCCAGCCGGTCCAGGCCGAGCCGGGACAGGCTCGCCTCGCAGGCGCGCAGGGCGTTGTCGTGGCCCTGCTCGCTGTTCCACAGCTTGGTCGTGACGAACAGCTCGTCGCGGGGCAGGCCCGAGGCGCGCAGCGCGCGCCCGACGCCCTCCTCGTTCTGGTAGGCGCTCGCCGTGTCGATGCTGCGGTAGCCGTTCTCCAGCGCGGTCGCGACCGCGCGCTCGGCTTCGTCGTCGCCGACCTGGAACACCCCGAAGCCGAGCCGCGGCATCGCGGCCCCGTCGATGAGGTCGACCTTCGGTACCGTCACGGTGACCGTCCCCCTCCCTGTTGGTGCGCTGCCGAGCCGATCCTGCCCGCGAGACCGGCCCCCGAACATCACCCCCCGCCCTGCTCCCGCCAGGCGCTCTGGTCGCGGGCGATCCGCTGGAAGGCGTCCTTGAAGGCGGTGAACGCCGCGTCGCCGAGGGTGCGCCGGTGCCGGTCCTCGATGTCGGCGAGGATGGCGCGGGCCTTGGCGATCTCGTCGAGGCCGTGCTCGGTGGGGACGATCCGCTTCGCGCGCCGGTCGGCCGGGTCGGGTTCGCGGCGGACGTAGCCGAGCGCGGCCAGCTCGTCCACGATCGTGCCGACGATCTGCTTGTGCTGGCCCGACCGGGCCGACAGCTCGGTGGCGCGCATGCCCTCGGCGTCGAGGAAGGCGAGCACGGTGCCGTGCCGGGGCCGGACGTCCGGGTGCCCCTGCTCGGCGAGCCGCTGGAACAGCTCGTCCTGGAGGACGCGCATCAGCCGTCCCGCGAGCATGCCCAGGTCGGGCACCCGGCGCCCGGTGTTCTCCTCAATTTTAGTCACTATGTCTGACTATCAATTTTCATGACCGCGAGCAAGTCGGTGGCCCCGGCCCGGTCAGCGGGCGCGGACCACCGCCTCCCCGTAGGGGACGAGGCGGACCGGGCCGATCAGCCCGTACCGCTGGCGGGACGCGCCGCCGTACACGCCGGGGTCGGCGACGCGGAGCCGGTTGTTCAGCGTCGTGGCGACCTCCACCTCGATCGTGTTGGCGCCGCGCCGCAGGTGGGGGCCGACGTCCACGGCCGGGACGAGCACGGAGACCGGCGGGAGGCGGCGGCCGTTGACCGTCACCCGGCAGGTGTCGAAGACCTCGCCGAGGTCCAGCACCGCGCCGCTCCCGCCGCTCCAGGTCACCGTGGCGGTGTAGGTGCCGATGCCGGAGACGTCCGCGAGTTCGGGGATGTCCGGCCACGGCTTCAGCGCGTCCAGCGCCAGGTCGTGGTGCTTCACCCCG
It encodes:
- a CDS encoding TetR/AcrR family transcriptional regulator, with amino-acid sequence MAKTIEGPRNARSRRTREAALAATREILERDGFEALTMAAVAERAGVSRQGLYLHFSSRGDLVTALFGYMAEQEGLHASLAPVREAPDAVCALRAWARHLASYHPRLIAVDRAIDRVRHTDPDAARHRATVDEKQLGTCRRLAERLAAEGRLAPHWTPGTAADMLWGLIATDVFERLLTGREWTREALADHLAAMYEATFVSGPGGPAAGG
- a CDS encoding MarR family winged helix-turn-helix transcriptional regulator; the protein is MTKIEENTGRRVPDLGMLAGRLMRVLQDELFQRLAEQGHPDVRPRHGTVLAFLDAEGMRATELSARSGQHKQIVGTIVDELAALGYVRREPDPADRRAKRIVPTEHGLDEIAKARAILADIEDRHRRTLGDAAFTAFKDAFQRIARDQSAWREQGGG
- a CDS encoding protein kinase, with translation MDGPKAPSLRELRPDDPTRIGRYRIEAKIGEGGMGAVYLGRDEAGRAVAVKVVRAELAGDRTFLDRFHDEAANAQRVASFCTAQVLEHGADLGLAYLVTEYIDGPSLLEHVTGKGALSPGMLHGVAVGVAAALVAIHSAGLVHRDLKPSNVLLSISGPRVIDFGIARALDMASAHTRTGQVVGTPGWIAPEQITTQQVTPAVDVFAWGCLVAYAASGRNPFGQGSFQLLAARAVHADPEVGDLPPALAGLVRAALLKDPGARPTARDLLLALVGGAGEAAVTTELGESWTPPAPQLPVPQQPAPEPPVPQPPVPQPPVPQPPVPEPRTAREYEVPPPVLPTTAAPAGGSGRGRSGRSRRPVLIASTTAAVLLAAAVAGGVHYLTRPSGGTGAAADGAFPKGPMLVRVDTAPGWPKTCHGDIGLFSPGDGSVRTLVKGPACDMLPERSPDGKRVAFTRMDARSGEAWVMNADGTGARKVAGIVRGTRVTWSPDGTRLAYLGERNGVRQIFAIALEGGAITRLTSDDSAKDDPMWSSTNRIVFWSRRDGGAEQVYSMDADRPGGAWTRLTADGVRAVDPEWSPDGSKIAYVRGKGTESDIWVMNADGSGAHALTSGTVRDMDPAWSGDGRWLCYVRGAVTDPVIHAVRADGTGDRVLTPAGRVLGHPDW
- a CDS encoding MFS transporter, which encodes MNRWRLVAAAGIAVFMAQLDVTVVNVVLPTIEHEFGTGPSVAEWVVLGYVLPLIALTLPGGRWLDQVGHRAALTFSVAGFGAASAAVGLAPGIGWLIGARVLQGAFAALLLALVPVLTTVAVRPEMRGRAMAVVMTLGPLGGVTGPAVGGLVIERLGWSWIFFLNVPVSLLVIAAGRPALAAGARPRPPGRARLAETALLGGAAATLLLALSLSAGHGPAWLALAPAAVPFALAWRRLPDSRPVRALVGSPGMAGPHLALAAEMAAVMSVQFLIPFHLQRSGTASPAEIGLTMLAFPAAVLATGPAAGALADRAGARAVALAGAAAVTAGLVLLLPIGAGWGPADLAWRLAVAGAGAGLFAGPNQALAMARAPRDLLATTGATTSLARQIGVALGPALATATWSLTGYGVPGMRAALGAAAVLAAASVLAQLDPRALRTATPPTATERHGA
- a CDS encoding Ppx/GppA phosphatase family protein → MRLGVLDVGSNTVHLLVVDAHRGARPLPAYSHKAELRLAAHLDGDDRLSEEGEALLRDFVDEALRVAEDKGVEDLVAFATSAVRDAANGEDVLARIRDGRDIDIRALSGEEEARLTFLAVRRWFGWSSGRLLVVDIGGGSLEIASGIDEEPDVAISLPLGAGRLTRDRFTADPPPAEEIRELRRHVRAEIARRVGDVARYGPADHAVATSKTFKQLARIAGAAPSAEGPFQRRTLADADVTDWAEKLAPMPSAERAELPGVSESRAEQLLAGAIVADAAMDLFGLAELEICPWALREGVILRRLDKITG
- a CDS encoding aldo/keto reductase — encoded protein: MPRLGFGVFQVGDDEAERAVATALENGYRSIDTASAYQNEEGVGRALRASGLPRDELFVTTKLWNSEQGHDNALRACEASLSRLGLDRLDLYLIHWPMPGRGLYLETWRALEKLKADGRVRSIGVSNFTVETLRRIIGEADVVPAVNQIELHPYFQQDGLRAFHRDHGIRTEAWAPLGQGHGLLDDPALARIAEAHGRTPAQVVLRWHLDIGNIVIPKSVTPSRIAENIDVFGFELTPDDLRAIGELDKGIRVGPDPATFESA
- a CDS encoding PH domain-containing protein; this translates as MAVKCAAAAAVTALIVLYSHDPQFLFLAAAAAIGLNGLALRDLVAPVRLAADGDGLTVVAGYAGHRRIPWEDVTAIRVDERRRLLLHTRMLEIETADDLHLLSAFDLGSDVHDVADELYRLRARTSR
- a CDS encoding error-prone DNA polymerase, whose translation is MPWAELHVHSSFSFLDGASDPASLVAEAARLGVEAMAVTDHDGMYGAVQFAQAAHDAGIGTVFGAELSLGLPGPQTGEPDPAGRHLLVLARGAAGYARLCSAITSAQLAGGRKGRPVYDLGALAGAHGGHWAVLTGCRKGPVPAALEAGGPDAAERELRHLTGMFGRENVFVELIDHDQPDDDLRNDALFALAHRVGVDVVASNNVHFAAPGADARLAQALAAVRARRSLDEMAGWLPAAGTAHLRSGAEMARRLARFPGALERTAALARECRFDFEVMAPRLPDWPVPDGHTEASWLRHLVAEGALQRYGPPERERQPGAYAQIARELDVIEQLGFPGYFLIVHDIVEFCRSRGILCQGRGSAANSAVCYALGITGVDAVRHGLLFERFLSPGRDGPPDIDLDIEHRRREEAIQYVYGKYGRACTAQVANVISYRPRMAVRDAARALGHSPGQQDAWSKGIDPRDPVGSENDVPAPVMELAGRMLALPRHLGIHSGGMVIADRPVGEICPIEWAAMEGRSVLQWDKDDCAAAGLVKFDLLGLGMLAALHDSFDLVEEHHGRRYDLQSVPPEDPLVYAMLCDADTVGVFQVESRAQMATLPRLRPRKFYDLVVEVALIRPGPIQGGSVHPYLRRRKGLEPAECPHPLMEPALGRTLGVPLFQEQMMQLAVDCAGFTPAESDQLRQAMGAKRAPERVERLRRRLLDGMAERGIPAAIAESVYEKILGFTGFGFPESHAQSFAHLVYASAWLKRHHPAAFTAALVRNQPMGFYSPQSLIADARHHGVVVRGVDVNASAVHPTLEEPVEVDSGHPHAPGEPQPAIRLGLSGVRNLGGDAAEAIAAGRPYTSMEDLARRVPLSGGALEALATAGAFDGLGLSRREALWAAGALAGSGPGQLEGVTPGAAAPALPAMTPVEETLADLWATGVSRVHPVAHVREALDELGARTAARLAGTPGETNVVVAGLVTHRQRPPTAGGIVFMTLEDETGIINVVCPPPVFERYRGLAVDAQALLVGGRLERADGVVNIRATRLRRLPVPGRVKARNFH
- a CDS encoding ribokinase; its protein translation is MDERWDVVVVGSVNADFVVGVDRRPAPGETVLGGDLAVHPGGKGANQAVAAARLGGRAALVGRVGDDGHGELLRGALASAGVGLDHLAATPGVPTGVALITVGPDGDNSIIVSPGANARLGPADVAAARDLIAAAPVVSFQLEVPLPAVEAAARVAGGRVVLNLSPPAPVPADLLARCDPLVVNEHEAAFLLDGAHGDPRDTAAALARSGPRSAVVTLGADGAVVADGDGATAVPAPETDAVDTTGAGDAFTAALCLRLARGDALRDAARYAARAGAAAVRRRGAQSSFPTPAELPAP